DNA from Armatimonadota bacterium:
AGGACGGCGTCTTGCCGCTGCCTGAGATCACCCGCCCCGACGCAAACACCATATCGGCGCGCGGCGAGAAGGCCGAACAAGTGTCCGTGTTCGGGCCGGATACCATCACCTGGAAGCTCACCAACAGAACTGAGAGAAACATGGTCTACGTGATCGTCTTCACCCCGGCGGTGCAGGCGGCGCGGGACAACGCGGGAGAGTACTGGAAAGCGCCCCTTGAAGCGAACTGGACGGATTCCACGTGGTTCATCGGGCCCGCGAAGCTCGAGATCAAGGGCGGCACCCGGGTCTGGGGACCATTCGCGACCAATCATCAGGTCTGGCAGGTGGACATCCCGGCGAAGTCCACCCGCGAAGTGACGCTGACTGCCGGCACCGCAACTGAAGATGAAATGGAGCGGGCGGCGAAAGAAGCGGCACGGGTCATTGAGCCCCCCACCGACCCCGAGGGCCCCATGTGGGACCTCAACAGGCTCTCAAAGCCGCCCGCTTACGAACTCGCCGAAGGCTATGACGAACCAGGACTGCAAGCTATCTTCTATGAGGGCGAGCCCTTCCGCGGCAGACCCACGAAAGTCTTCGCGTGGTTGGGTATTCCCAATGTTCCCGAAGGCGAGAAGGTCCCGGCGATGGTCCTGGTTCATGGCGGCGGAGGCACCGCATTCGCCGGCTGGGTGAGGATGTGGAATGATCGGGGCTATGCGGCGATTTCCATGGACACCTGCGGCTGCACCTCCGGCGGCGAGCACGGTGCCCGCCCTCGACATCCCGACGGCGGCCCGCCGGGCTGGGGAGGCTTCGGCCAGATCGACTGGCCCCGCGAGGATCAATGGACCTACCACGCGGTATCAGCCGCGATCCTTGGTCACTCTCTGCTGCGCTCACTGCCCCAGGTTGACCCCGACCGCATCGGCCTGACGGGCATCTCGTGGGGCGGCTACCTCACTTGCATCATCGCAGGCATAGACAACCGGTTCAGATTCGCGGTGCCCGTCTACGGTTGCGGGTACTACCTGGAGACCAGCTTCGGCTCCGCTGTCCGAAGCCTCGGTGGAGAGCGTACCGAACGATGGATGCGCTGGTGGGACCCGTCGAACTACCTGAAGTTCAGCGCTACGCCCATGCTCTGGGTCACCGGCAGCAATGACTTTGCGTACTGGTTCCCGGCGCTGCAGAAATCGTACCGAGAGACCCAGGGAACCCGGGACCTGTGCATCCGCCTGCGCATGCCCCACGGTCACGGCCCGGCAGGCGAGGCCCCGGCGGAAATCCACGCGTTCGCTGACTACTTCCTCAAAGGCGGCCCGGGTCTGGCGAAGGTCACCGGCTGGGGACGTAACGGGAACAAGGTCTGGGCCACGTTCCGAAGCCCCGTGCCGATCATCAAAGCCGAACTGAACTTCACAAGGGACCTGGGCAACTGGCCGGACCGTCATTGGGAAGCAGTCCCTGCCGAGATCGGCGAGGGCGGTCTCGTGACCGCCGAACTTCCCGACGGCGCGACGGTCTACTACCTGAACCTGTTCGACGAACGCGACCTCGTGGTCAGCACGGAGCACGAGGTGTTGAGGGAAGAGTAGTCGCTGCGGATCCCATTCCCTGGCAGGAGGCCCAACCATGTCTTTCGCCCTCGCTATTCCGGCCGCAGCAGCGTTCTGTTCGCTGCTGGCGGTCTGCGCATCGGGCGCTCCGGAGCGTCCCGATCCGTCGGAATTCACCAACTACCGACCGGACCTGCCGGCGGCGGCGCCTCAACGAGTGACCGACGCCCTCCCGCTGTCCGACCAACAGAACGCCGGCAACTGGGTGCCCTACCTGCCCATGACCGACGAATTCGAGGGCAATACCCTGGACCCGGAGAAGTGGTGGCCGACCAATCCCGAATGGCTTGGTCGGCAGCCGGCGTTCTTCTCGCGGGACAACGTGCGCGTTAGCGATGGAAAGCTGCAACTGACTATGTCGAGGCAGGAGCCGCCGGATGAACTGAGGGCGAAGGGTTACCACACGTGGGCTTCGGCGGCAGTGAAGAGCAAGGGGACCGTATTGTACGGGTACTTCGAGGTCTGCGCGAAGCCCATGAAGTCCCACGGTTCCAGCGCGTTCTGGTTCTATAACCATGACAGCGAGCGCTGGACGGAGATCGACATGTTCGAAATGGGTGCCGGCGCGCCCGAGCACAAACGCAAGGTGCACATGAACGTACACGTGTTCTTCACCCCGGAGGACAAAGAACACTGGTGCCGGGCGGGTATCTACGAAGCGCCCTTTGACCTCGCCGACGATTACCATGTCTACGGGCTGGAGTGGGACGAGAAGGAGATCAAATTCTTCGTGGACGGCGCGCTGGTGCGCAGAGGGCCGAATACCCACTGGCACCAGCCACTAACCCTCAACTTCGACAGCGAGACCATGCCCGACTGGTTCGGCCTGCCGAAGGATGAGGACCTGCCCTCGACTTTCAGCATCGAGTACGTGCGCGCCTGGAAACACGTCGAAGGCGGGCAGTAAAGAGCAATCGGGGTGTCCGCCTACTCGCCCCAGAACGCCTCGCAGGCGCCGAAAAAGAACATGTCCATCTGCTCCTGTGACAGCCCCAGCACATTGCGCAGAATGTCGTGATCCTTGCGCGCATGCACCGGGGCATTCTGCGCCAGGCCATCGGGGCTGGAATCCACCCCGAACATGAGCCGCTCCACGCCACAGAAGGGCACCGCTTTGCGCAGAGCCTCCTCGCGCCAGGCATCAGGCGTCCCCCGGCAGGTATCGATCCACATCTGGCAGTTCTCGAGCTTGTAGCCCGAGGCCGCCCGAAATCGCCCGAACACCGCGATGCACTCGTCCACCCAGGGCCAGCTGATGTGCGCGAGCGAGAACCGCAGACCGGGGAAGTTCAGCAGCGCCTCGTACAGCACCGGCCGGCAGAAGCGGGAACTGTCGCCAAAACCGTACAGGATGCCGGAATGGAACTGGATCGGCTTGCCCAGCTCCTGCACTTTCTCGAACACGGGGACAGGCAGATCGTCACAGGGCGACCAATGGTCCGGGATCATCTTCACCCCCCGCAGGCCCAGGTCCACAATGCCGCGTTCGATCTCCTCTACCATGCCTTCAGCTCGCGGGTTCGCCCAGATCAGCCCGTAGATGCGGCCCGGGTCGGCGCTCTGGACTTCGGCGACGTGGTCGATGACCCGGCGCACTTCGGCGTGGGTGGCCGTCTCATGGGGCGCGAGCCCCCGCCCTGGGTAGGCGGAGAACAGGTTGATGCGCTCAATCCCCGCGGCATTCATCTGGTCGATGACATACTGCCCGGTCTCCGTACCCTTCAGGTGGCAATGACAATCCCAGACGCGCATGCTTTGGGTCCCTCCAGTGTCCCACCCGCATTAGTCTCACTTCGCCGGCAGAACCACAACTCCCCACTTGCCCAGCTCGATCTTCTCACCCGCGTCGCACTCCTTCTGGAACAACGTCACCGCATTGGCCGGCGAACCGCCGAAGAAGACAAACTCCGGCAAGTTGGACTTCGCGAACCCGGCGCGGTAGAGGGCAAGCTCCACACTGTCTTTGTTGCGTTCCGGTGTGGGCGTCAGCACCCAGACGACGCCGGGCTTGTCCACCGTGGCCCGGATGCGGTCGATGTTGCCCCGCAGGAACCGCGCGCCCTTGAGCGGATCGGGGATCGCCTCGACCTTGTGGGTGGTGCGGTTCAGAAAGAGTTGCGCGCCGATCTCCAGCGGCGCCCACTCGCCTTCCTGCTCAGCGAAAGTCGCCGCCGAACCCTTCATGAGCGGCGCGCCGTCTGCATTGTCCGACAGTTGCAGCGGCTTGTGCTCCAGCGTGCCGGTGGCGCGGTTGACTTCCACCCTCAGTCGCAGCTTGCCCGAAGCATTTTCCCCAGCGAGCACATCCGCCTCGGTGAAGGTCGCCATAAGCACCAGCTTCTCGGCGTAACGGGAGTAGTCATAGATAAGGTAGATGGTGCCGTCTTCCGCCTGCGTGGCATCCGGATACGAAACGCCCACTCGGTCGTCAATGTGCAGCTCGCCCTGCCAGGTCCTCCCGTCGTCCTCGGACAGATACGCGGTCAAGTGGGAGCGCGTGCGGCCGTCTGGAGGCGAGTGTTTCACCAGAAGCAGGTTCCCGGAATCCAGTCGGCGCAGGAAAAATCGAGCCGTGGGCACGTGGGGTATCCACGAAGGTCTTCCGGGCGCCCATGTGCGGCCTTTGTCGGTGGAGAAGCTCTCGCCGATCCCGTAGGATGCCCTGGCCAGTAGCCACAGAGATCCATCGAGGCGCTCGATGATATGATGCTCGTCGCAGGAGCGCCCCGGAATATCCGCCCCGCCCCGATACGCCCAGGTCTCGCCCTGGTCTGTAGAGACCACCATGTTCGAGCCGGTAGGGTCTTCGGCCTTGCGCAGATGCCCCGGCTGGACGGAAGGCGCATTGGCCCAGACCGCCGCCGGCAGCACCCATTCGCCGCTGCTCAGCACCACGGGCTTGTTCATCATGACCCCATCGCACAGGCGGCGCGGCGTGCTCCAGTTCGGGGACTCATCTCCCGGGTTCTCACTGACAATCGCCCAAACGCCGCCCCGTCCGTCCCACAGATCCCAGGCCTGCGCCCAGAAGAGCCACATGCGACCCAGCGGGTCGATCCACAGGCAGGGGTCGAAAGCACGAACCGGGTCAGGCGGGTTTACGACCAGCACCAGATCGGACCAAGTCTGCCCGTCGTCAGCACTGGTATTGAGCATCACGTAGTTCCACGGACCCTCCGTTGGGCCTCCGCCGTACCACGTGGCCCACAGACGACCGTTCGCGGCCCTCTCGATGCCCGGGATGCCCTGGAAAGAGCGGGTCTCCGGCCCATACTCCGGCCCCGGATTCAAGATCACCGGCGGCGGAGTGAGCGCGGCGTCGGAAATGTCGGGGCGGTCAGGCATTACGGCTCCTTCCTGTGCCGGTGCAGGGACTGCAACGCAGAGCGCGAACACAAGCCCAAGCAGCAACCACTGCATCCCTCGTCTGCTTTCACCGGCTTTCTGCCGCATCATCCAGGTCATGCCATATCCGGCGTGATCGCCAGCGTCACCGCGTGTTCCAGGGCAGCGTCGCCGGGCAGCGTCACATGCAGACCAGCGGCATCGCGGCTCCATTCCACTGTGCCGCTGTAACCCAGCAGAGACACGTCGGCGATCCCACTCGTATACAGCTTCAGGCTGGAGCTCAACGACTGGATAGTGAGCTTGCGGTCGTCAGGTACTCCGAGGACGATTGCGTACAGCTTCGAGGCGCTGGTGGTGAAGCGCACATCCCGAACGGTGTAAGGCTGCTGCTCGTGCTCCCGGAAACCAGCCGGAACGGGAGTCTCGCCCTCACCATACACTACCCACGGGCGAGTGCCGTATATGGCCTCACCGTTGACTGCCAGCCACTTGCCCACCCCGCGCAGGCAGTTGGCGGCTTCGTCCGGAATCGTGCCGTCCGCGCGCGGCCCCACGTTGAGGAGCAGGCATCCGTTCTTGCTCACGATGTCCGCCAGATCGTGCACGACCGAGGCAACGGTGCGGAACTCGTCATTCTCGATGTATCCCCAGGAGCGGAAGCTCAATGAGGTATCCGTCTGCCAGAAATAGTCTCGCTTGTTCTCCAGCTTTCCGCGCTCGATGTCGAAAACAGCGGCCGATGGGGGGTAGGCGTCATTCTTGTAGTTGATCACCACACCTGTGCCCCACTCCGCCGCGCGGTTGTAGTAGTAGGCCGCGAAACGCTTGAGATAGGGCCGGAAAGCAGGCTCCTCAATCCACCAGTCGAACCAGAAGACCTGGGGCCGGTACTTGTCAACCAATTCGCAGCATCGAGCGAGCCAGTCCTCGAGGTACTCCTGGTCGGGCTGGGTCTCCTTGGGCTGCGCAGGCCCGTACAGAGAGGCGAATTGCGGGTCCTGGACGTCTGAGTCGAACTCCTTGCCGCCGTTCATGAACCACCAGTGTTCGGCCCGGTGTGAGGACACCCCGAAGACCATGCCCTCGTCGCGCGTCGCCTGGGCCAACTCGCCGATTATGTCGCGCTTCGGGCCCATCTTCATGGAGTTCCAGTCAGAGAGCGCGGACTCATAGAGCTGGTAACCGTCATGATGTTCGGCCACCGGCACCACGTAGCGCGCGCCAGCGTCTCTGAAGAGCCTGGCCCACTCTTTCGGGTCAAACCTGGCGGCGGTGAACTTCGGGATGAAGTCCTTGTAGCCGAACTCGGTCTGCGGGCCGTAGGTCGCGATGTGGTGCTCGAACTCCCGCGAGCCTCGGCAGTACATGTTTCGCGGATACCATTCATTGCCGAAAGCTGGGACCGCGTAGACGCCCCAGTGGATGAAGATGCCGAACTTGGCATCCATGTACCAGTCGGGAACGCGGTAACCGGTAAGGGAGTCCCAGGTGGGCTTGAACGGCCCGGGAGGAGTGATGATGCCCATGATCCGCCCTCTTCTCGTAATGTGCCCGAAACACGGGCGCCAAAGTGTGTGTCCCTACTCCGCAGGCACGAAGCGAACGGTGATCTCCCCGCGGGCCTCATTGGACACCACCCGCAGATTGATACGGATGAGTCGCTCGCCCCAGATCCCCTGCAGGCGGCCATCTGTGAGTGGAACCACATCCAATTCCATTCGCAGCAGGTCCGAGTCATATTCCAGAAAGCCGACGCCCGTCTCACGACCCTCCGGCAACTGGGCGCGGTTGAGCACCAGACGCCCCGGACCTGCCCGCTCCACCTCGCACGGAGTTATGAGATGCAGCACGGTCTCCCCTGACGCCTCCTCAAGCTCGTACCGGTCTTCGATAGCGACCTCCATCTGGCGCACAAGACGCACCGCGCGCTCCCACCGCTTCACCTTCGCCTCGGCCGGATACGCCCCAGCGATGTCCAGGCTCAATGTGGATGCGAGGTCGTCTGCGTAACACCGGGCATCCCGGGCCGCGAACTGCTTCCCTGGGGCCTGCTGGACGCCGTTGATGGTGGGCAGATTGTGATAGGCTGACTGCATGGTCCAGATCTCGTAGCGCCGGCCGCTGAATGTCTTCGCGGTGTATGCTTCGACCCCCGCATCCACCAGAACCGGCTTGCCGCCCTGGAAGACAATGAAGCTCCCCACGTCATTGTGATTGTGGCTTTCAGCATTGTGACCGCCCTTGGCCGCAACGAACAGGCCCTCAATCTTCCCGGTGCGGTCGCGGGTAGTCATGACCTCGATCACAGGCAACCAGGAGTCCCGCGGCAGCGGCTGCACTGCCGGACAGCTCTGCATCTCAGCCAGTGAAAAGACGGTGCGCAGGCGGCGGCCAAGGCTCGAGGTGGGCCCCTTCGTCAGGGTCTCTTGATCCTTCGCAAGCCAGGCCCCCATCTGCATCATCTCGGGGTCGTCGATGGCTTTGCCATAGCCGTAGGTTACTCCGGGATCGACCTGCTGGATCGCAGCGGCATCGGCGAAGTTCACATAGTACCGGCCTGCAATCTGCACCCGGTATATGAATCGGCCGATCTCCTGGATCAGGGGCTCGTCGAAAACATCCACCGCACCCCTCGTTGCGCTGTGCAGCAGGTCCAGGCAGTCATACAGCGAGGCGCCGGCGCGTCCCCAGTAACCCGGGCCCTCATCGCAGCCCCCATCCGCCGGATAGGGGTCAATGAACTTGTCCACCACCTGCATCGCCTTGACCACGTGGGCAGCGCGCCGCGTCTCGTCCTCTTCCAGCAGCAGAGCGCAGGTGAGCCAGTTGGAGCAAATCCACGGGGTCCAGTTGTTGACATTCTGCCCATGCAGGCCCATCCAGCCGAAGTCGTCGCGTTCCATCACCGGAGCCAGAAT
Protein-coding regions in this window:
- a CDS encoding acetylxylan esterase, whose amino-acid sequence is MERAAKEAARVIEPPTDPEGPMWDLNRLSKPPAYELAEGYDEPGLQAIFYEGEPFRGRPTKVFAWLGIPNVPEGEKVPAMVLVHGGGGTAFAGWVRMWNDRGYAAISMDTCGCTSGGEHGARPRHPDGGPPGWGGFGQIDWPREDQWTYHAVSAAILGHSLLRSLPQVDPDRIGLTGISWGGYLTCIIAGIDNRFRFAVPVYGCGYYLETSFGSAVRSLGGERTERWMRWWDPSNYLKFSATPMLWVTGSNDFAYWFPALQKSYRETQGTRDLCIRLRMPHGHGPAGEAPAEIHAFADYFLKGGPGLAKVTGWGRNGNKVWATFRSPVPIIKAELNFTRDLGNWPDRHWEAVPAEIGEGGLVTAELPDGATVYYLNLFDERDLVVSTEHEVLREE
- a CDS encoding family 16 glycosylhydrolase, which produces MSFALAIPAAAAFCSLLAVCASGAPERPDPSEFTNYRPDLPAAAPQRVTDALPLSDQQNAGNWVPYLPMTDEFEGNTLDPEKWWPTNPEWLGRQPAFFSRDNVRVSDGKLQLTMSRQEPPDELRAKGYHTWASAAVKSKGTVLYGYFEVCAKPMKSHGSSAFWFYNHDSERWTEIDMFEMGAGAPEHKRKVHMNVHVFFTPEDKEHWCRAGIYEAPFDLADDYHVYGLEWDEKEIKFFVDGALVRRGPNTHWHQPLTLNFDSETMPDWFGLPKDEDLPSTFSIEYVRAWKHVEGGQ
- a CDS encoding amidohydrolase, whose amino-acid sequence is MRVWDCHCHLKGTETGQYVIDQMNAAGIERINLFSAYPGRGLAPHETATHAEVRRVIDHVAEVQSADPGRIYGLIWANPRAEGMVEEIERGIVDLGLRGVKMIPDHWSPCDDLPVPVFEKVQELGKPIQFHSGILYGFGDSSRFCRPVLYEALLNFPGLRFSLAHISWPWVDECIAVFGRFRAASGYKLENCQMWIDTCRGTPDAWREEALRKAVPFCGVERLMFGVDSSPDGLAQNAPVHARKDHDILRNVLGLSQEQMDMFFFGACEAFWGE
- a CDS encoding exo-alpha-sialidase yields the protein MPDRPDISDAALTPPPVILNPGPEYGPETRSFQGIPGIERAANGRLWATWYGGGPTEGPWNYVMLNTSADDGQTWSDLVLVVNPPDPVRAFDPCLWIDPLGRMWLFWAQAWDLWDGRGGVWAIVSENPGDESPNWSTPRRLCDGVMMNKPVVLSSGEWVLPAAVWANAPSVQPGHLRKAEDPTGSNMVVSTDQGETWAYRGGADIPGRSCDEHHIIERLDGSLWLLARASYGIGESFSTDKGRTWAPGRPSWIPHVPTARFFLRRLDSGNLLLVKHSPPDGRTRSHLTAYLSEDDGRTWQGELHIDDRVGVSYPDATQAEDGTIYLIYDYSRYAEKLVLMATFTEADVLAGENASGKLRLRVEVNRATGTLEHKPLQLSDNADGAPLMKGSAATFAEQEGEWAPLEIGAQLFLNRTTHKVEAIPDPLKGARFLRGNIDRIRATVDKPGVVWVLTPTPERNKDSVELALYRAGFAKSNLPEFVFFGGSPANAVTLFQKECDAGEKIELGKWGVVVLPAK
- a CDS encoding alpha-L-fucosidase, with protein sequence MGIITPPGPFKPTWDSLTGYRVPDWYMDAKFGIFIHWGVYAVPAFGNEWYPRNMYCRGSREFEHHIATYGPQTEFGYKDFIPKFTAARFDPKEWARLFRDAGARYVVPVAEHHDGYQLYESALSDWNSMKMGPKRDIIGELAQATRDEGMVFGVSSHRAEHWWFMNGGKEFDSDVQDPQFASLYGPAQPKETQPDQEYLEDWLARCCELVDKYRPQVFWFDWWIEEPAFRPYLKRFAAYYYNRAAEWGTGVVINYKNDAYPPSAAVFDIERGKLENKRDYFWQTDTSLSFRSWGYIENDEFRTVASVVHDLADIVSKNGCLLLNVGPRADGTIPDEAANCLRGVGKWLAVNGEAIYGTRPWVVYGEGETPVPAGFREHEQQPYTVRDVRFTTSASKLYAIVLGVPDDRKLTIQSLSSSLKLYTSGIADVSLLGYSGTVEWSRDAAGLHVTLPGDAALEHAVTLAITPDMA
- a CDS encoding heparinase II/III family protein, yielding MLSQRWSQAEIEKLLVPRDEWRPFATASEREAWDDLPEPLREAQIARGREKLGFDWPFLPAARYLDYARDGNRSRYETLCHRRRTALCDLVIAECTEGQGAFLDEITNGVWGVCEESSWCIPAHIGVQKAGRGLPDVTEPVVDLFAAETGALLAWTLYLLAPGLDTVSPLIVPRIRMEIENRILAPVMERDDFGWMGLHGQNVNNWTPWICSNWLTCALLLEEDETRRAAHVVKAMQVVDKFIDPYPADGGCDEGPGYWGRAGASLYDCLDLLHSATRGAVDVFDEPLIQEIGRFIYRVQIAGRYYVNFADAAAIQQVDPGVTYGYGKAIDDPEMMQMGAWLAKDQETLTKGPTSSLGRRLRTVFSLAEMQSCPAVQPLPRDSWLPVIEVMTTRDRTGKIEGLFVAAKGGHNAESHNHNDVGSFIVFQGGKPVLVDAGVEAYTAKTFSGRRYEIWTMQSAYHNLPTINGVQQAPGKQFAARDARCYADDLASTLSLDIAGAYPAEAKVKRWERAVRLVRQMEVAIEDRYELEEASGETVLHLITPCEVERAGPGRLVLNRAQLPEGRETGVGFLEYDSDLLRMELDVVPLTDGRLQGIWGERLIRINLRVVSNEARGEITVRFVPAE